The window GCGAGGTATGTGGCAAGGAGCGCGAGCAGGCGCTTCTTGTGCGCCTTTTTGCGCACGGGCGTCATGAGTTCGATGCGGTTGTTGAGGTTCCTCGGCATCCAGTCGGCAGACGAGAGGAAGACGTCCTCCTTGCCGCCGTTATAGAAGCAGAAGATGCGGCTGTGTTCGAGGAAGCGGCCGACGATGCTGCGCACGCGGATGTTTTCGCTGACGTCCTTGAGTCCGGGGCGCAGCACGCAGATGCCGCGCACGATGAGGTCGATTTCAACGCCTGCCGCTGAGGCTTCGTAGAGCTTGGCGATGATGAAGCGGTCGAGCAGAGAATTCATCTTCGCTGCGATGTAGGCGCGTTCGCCCCGCTTGGCGTGCGCGATTTCCCGCTCGATGCTCTCGGTGATGCGCTCTCGGAGCGTCAGCGGGGCGACGGCGAGGCGGTTCCAGACGGGCGGATCGGAGAAGCCCGAGAGAAAGTTGAAGAACGCCGAGGCGTCAACGCCCGTGAGGACGTCGGCGGTGAAGAGGCCGACGTCGGTGTAGATCTTCGCCGTCGCGCCGTTGTAGTTGCCCGTCGCGAGGTGGCAGTAGCGGCGGATGCCGTCTTCCTCGCGCCGTATGACCATCGTGATCTTCGAGTGCGTCTTGAGCCCCAAGATTCCGTAGATGACGTGGCAGCCCGCTTCTTCGAGGCGGCGCGCCATGAGGATGTTGTTCTCCTCGTCGAAACGCGCCTTGACCTCCATGAGCACGGTGACCTGCTTGCCGTTTTTCGCGGCCTCTTCGAGCGCGGCGATGATGGGCGAGTCGCCTGCGACGCGGTAGAGCGTCTGCTTGATGGCGAGCGTGCGCTCGTCGGCGGCGGCACGGGCGAGGAAGCCTTCCACGATGGCGAAGGAATCGAATGGATGGTGCACGAGGATGTCGTCCTTTTCAATCGCCTGCCAGATGTCGCCTTCGGCGGCAAGCTCTGCCGGGCGCGGGGAAAAGCGCGGGTAGCGCAGGCGGTCGAAGCCCGCGAGATTGGCGAGCGCGGCGAAGAATGCGGCGCCGAGCGGGCCTTTTGCACGGTAGACGTCCATTTCCTCCAGCGAAAGCTGCTCCTTGAGGAAATCGAGGAGATCGGCGGGAAAGTCCTCGGCGACCTCAAGGCGCACGGCTGCGCCCTTGCGCCTTTTTTCAAGCGATTTCTCGACTTCTGCCAAGAGATCTTCGACGTCGTCGCGGATGTCGAGGTCGGCGTCGCGCGTGAGACGGAAGGCCGCCGTCTGCACGATTTCCCAGCCCGTGAAAAAGCGTGCGGCGAAGAAGCGCAGAATGTCCTCCAAGAAGAGGAAGGTCGGCTCGCCCGGCAGTTTCCACAGGCGGTCGAGCACGGGCGCGGGCACGGGAACGATAGCGAGATGCTCGGCGCTTTCGCCCGCGCGGCGAAGTTTCACGGCGAGGTTCAGGCTGCGGCTCGCGAGGAAGGGAAAAGGATGCGCGGGGTCGAGCGCCATGGGCGTGACGACGGGATAGATCTCGCGCTCGAAAAGCTCCGCAAGCCACAGCGCCCGCTCCCCCGTCAGCTCTTCGGGGCGCACGAAGCGTATGCCCTCTGCGGCGAGTTCTCGGGTGACGAGCGCGAGACAGCGATAGATCGCGCGGTATTGGCGGTGCGCCTGGCGCGAGACGGCGAGCATCTGCTCGCCGGGAGAAAGCCCTGCGATGTCCTTGTGCGCGACGCCGCTCGCGACGAGGTGCTTCAGGCCGGCGACGCGGATCATGAAGAATTCATCGAGGTTCGAGCAGGCGATGGCGATGAAGCGCAGGCGCTCCAACAGGGGATTCTCCTCGCGCGTCGATTCCTTGAGGACGCGCTGGTTGAAGCTCAGCCACGAACATTCGCGGTTCAGGAAATAGGCTCTTTTCAACATGTCCATGACGATTCCTCCTCACGCTTTGCACAGGACAGGCTCGATGCCGAAGATTTCACGAAAGAGCGCGGCGGCGCGTGCGAATGTCCAGCGAATCAAGGAGATGTCCTCTTCCGCTTCGAAGCGCACGCAAAGCTCCTCCTTTGAGAGCTTGACCGAGAGTTTTGCGATCTTGCCGCTGTGCCCTTGGTCGAGCGTGTCCGCAAGGCGCAGGATGGCGCATAGCTTGAGCATCGTGACCTGCTGCTCGTGCGAAAGGCGCGCATAGTGCTCATCCTTGCTGCCGGGGTTCTCGCGGTTGTAATAGTAGGCGACGCTCGCGACGATTTCCTTTTCCGCCTCGGAAACGCCGAAGAAGTCAGTGCCCATGATGATCTGATAGGAATAGCGGCTGTAGCGGCGCAGGTTGATGAACTTTCCCGTCTCATGCAGGATCGCGCTGAGTCTGAGCAGCAAGAGTGCGCGCGAGGAAAGCCCATGTGCGCCGCCCAAGGCGCAAAAGATCTCCTTAGCCGCCCGCTCGACGCGCGCACAGTGCTCTCTCGTCGAGCCGTACTTCTCCGCCGTCGTGCGTGCGAGCTGCACGGTGCGCTCTTCCTGCTCGGCGAGGCACGAAAGTTCCGCCAGCTGTGCGCCGCGATAGACGCTGTAGCTCATGAGAAATGTCGTGCCCATGAGGAACATGCCCTTGACGCGCGTCGCACGCACGACTTCGCCGTAGAGGAGCAGTGTCGGCATGAGGAGATGGGCGCGGCTTTCCGTGACGGCGCAGCGCGTCATGAGCTTCTGCGGCGTCAGCCCCGCGAAGGAGTCGAGGAAGCGCAGGAAGTCCTCGCCCTCTACGAACGTATACGCGCCTTTCGCGCCCGGCGCGAGGAGCGCGGCGACGGTGCGCGCTTCGAGTCCCGAGAGCACGAGATGGCGAATCGCATGATGCTCGATGCTCGGCCAGAGCGGCGAGAGCGTCGCGTGGATGTAGTCGCGCACGGCAGAGGGAAAGGTCAGGCTCTCGCGTTCCTTCTCGCTGAAATGCTCAAGGATGCTCAGGCTGCCGCTCGCGACGTTCTGCTGAAAGAGCAGCCTGCCCCCCTGCCAGCCCGTGAGGCCGAGTCCGCTCGACGTGATGTCCATGAGAAGCACGGGCTTTTCGCCGAAGTTCTCCGCATTCTCCAAAAGCTCGTGACTCAGGGCAAAGAACTTGTAGTAGATCTCCTGCGTCATGTCGGCGACTTCAACCGTAAAGCCTGTGCGAATGCGAATCTGATCGAGGATGCCGAGGCGATTTTCCGCCTCGCGCAGGACGGACGTGCCGATGGCAAAGACCTGCGTCACGCCGTAGTCGGCGAGAAGCCGGCGAAAGCCTGCGAGGATGCGGCAAAGCTCGCGGATCGAGTCAAAGGAGAGCCGCCCGTGACGGAACACCTCCTCGCCGAACCGCGTCTCCTTGCGCACGCGCTCGATGATCTCGACATCGTCGAGCGCGGCGAATGATGCGATGAGCAGGCTCGTATGAACAGAGCCGATATGCACGACACCGTAGGTGAATCGCTGCTTCATGGGGCGTGTCGCCTCCTTTCTTTCGTTCTATTATAGCATAGGATCGGTTCTTTTTATCTCCATCATTTTATTGTTGAATGATGGAGATAATATCGTATTTGATGGAGATAAAAAGGCGGCTGTTCATATAAAAACAGGACGCCGCAGGAAAATTCCCCTCCTGCGGCATCCTGTTTTTATTTATGCGATTTCCCAGACCTTACCAGAACATCTGCACGCGCGTGTAGAAGGTCTTCGCGCTGCGGCCGCTTCCGAGCGACTTGCCGTGGAAGTAGGCCATGTCGATGTTCGTGTTCTTCATCGGCGCGTAGCTTGCGCCGACGACCCAGCCTTTCGTGCCGTACTCGCCGCCCGCCACGGGGATCTTGTAGGTCTGGCGGTGCAGCTCGTAGGTTGGCATGAGCGTGCTGTATCCGCCGAGGTGGCGATAGGCGAGGTACATGCCCCATGAGCCGGGGCTGGCGACGTTCGAGCCTTTGTAGTTGAGCTGAACGTCTGCCGACTGGTTGTAGTTGTCCGCTTCGAGATTCCTCGCGTAGTGCGCGGCGAGGGCGACATCCTTCGTGAAGCTGTACTTGCCGCCGACGGAGAGGATGCCCGCCTTGTCCGTCACGGCGCCGTCGCGATAGGCGGGCAGGAATTGGAACACGTCCGAATCATAGTGGCGGTAGGCGACGCCGGCCTGCAGTTTTCCCGTCGCATGGTCGATGCCGATGCCGTAGTGCTTCGCCGTGTAGTCCGAGGCCGTGCGGCCGCCGAGCTTGTCCTTGCCGGAGACGCTCAAGGCGGCGTTCCCCATGTTCCAGCGTCCGCCTTCGACCATGATCTTCGTCTTTGTGCCGTAGGTCAAGATCGCGCCCGAGAACCACGAGTCTGCGACGAGGCCGTCGTCGGAGTACGACCAGAAGTGCGACATCTTGCCCGCCTGGATGCGCAGATTGCCGTAGTTGCCGTCGGCGTAGAGGTAGCTCAGGGCGACGTTGCTCGCCTGATCTTCTGAGAGCTTCACCGATCCGGTCAGACGTGCGCGCACCTTCCAATGATCGTTGACGGTGGCGACGGGCAGGAGGCGCAGCTGCAGCGTGTTGACCGAGTGCTTGTCGGTCGCGCCTGCGGCATTTTCGTCGCGGTGCGAGAGGTGGACGTAGCGAAGCTCGCCTTCCCACTTCACGTTGTCCACTTTTTGCTCAAGATTTTCGACGCGAACGCCGAGGTTGCCCAGCTCTTCCGCAAATTCCGCCGCGAGGCGGTCGATCATGGCCTTCTGCTGTGCATTGACCTGATCTTCCTTCGCCATGGCTTTGGCGACCATCTGCGCCATCTCGTAGCGCGTGATTTCGTTCTGGCCGCGGTAAGTGCCGTCGCCGTACCCTTCGATGACGCCGTCGTCGGCAAGCTGTGCGACAGCGTCATACGCCCAGTGATCGGCGGGCACGTCGCTGAAGGGGTTCGCCGCCGCAGAGGCGAGGGCGGAGGATGTGAGGAGGGCGGCGCTAAGAGCCGCGCCGCATATATATTTTTTCATGAACAACAACCTTTCATTTTCTTTTGTTTCTGGCTCATTCCACCGTGATATCCTTCGTCAGCAGGTAGTAGTCGAGCGGGAAGATCTTGACGTTCTTGACGTTCGACTTGCCCACGACGGTCGTCGTCGGCACGATGAGGAAGATTGAGGGCTGATCTTCCATGATCTGCTGTGCCGCCTTCATGACGAGCGCATCTTTCTGTGCGGGGTCGAGCGCCGTGGCCATCTCGTCTATGATGGCGTCGAAGGCGGGGCTGGCGTAGCGGCTGTGGTTCGTGTTTTTGCCGCTCTTCGAGTAGAGCATGCCGCGCAGCCACGGGTACGGATCGTTCGTCGTCGCGACGGACCAATCTTCTTCGAGCAGGTCGAAGCCGCCGACTTCATCGACCTTGTCCGGCTCCTGCACATGAACCATCTTCACATCGATGCCGCCGGCACGAAGCTGCGATTCGATAGCTTCATAGAGCGTTGTCTTCGTGCCCCAGGTTGCGAAGCGGAGCGTCAAGGGCTTGCCGTCCTTTTCGTACATGCCCTGCGCGTTCTTCTTCCAGCCTGCCGCCGCAAAGAGCGCCTCGGATTTCGCCGGATCGTAGGTGACCTTCTGTCCCGTGTGCCCGTAGGGGACGCTCGGCGGGAACGGCTCGCCCGCTGCTACGGAATTGCCGTAGGACTTGGCGAGGGCGTCGTTGTCGAGCATGTAGGCGAGCGCCTTTCTGAGGTTCTTGTCCGTGAAAATGCCATCGCCTTGGTATGGCGTGACCATGAAGACGCGCACGCCTGTCGTCTCGTAGATAGTATAATCGGGCTTGTCTGCGAAGAGGCTGCGGTTTGCCTCCGTCATGCGCTGCATGAGGTCGATCTCGCCCGACTGCAGAGCCATGGCGCGCGAGGTGTCGTCCTCGAAGAGCTTGACCGTGACCGTGTCAAGCCCGGGCTTGCCGTCCCAATAGTGCTCGTTGCGCTTCATCTGGATCTCCGATCCCTTTGTCCAGCCTGTGATGGTATAGGGTCCCGTGAGAACTGGTGTGGAGGCGACCTTCGACATGTCCGCCTGCGTGTTGACGATGATGAAGAGCGGGTCGGAAAGCGCCGAGATCAAGGAGGCGTTGGGCTCTTCCGTCTCGATGACGATGTTTTCCCCGTCTACGCGGATTTCTTTCGCGTGCAGAGCTTTCTTCGCACGGTCGTTTTCCTGCATCGTGCGTTCGAGC of the Selenomonas sputigena genome contains:
- the ppk1 gene encoding polyphosphate kinase 1; the protein is MDMLKRAYFLNRECSWLSFNQRVLKESTREENPLLERLRFIAIACSNLDEFFMIRVAGLKHLVASGVAHKDIAGLSPGEQMLAVSRQAHRQYRAIYRCLALVTRELAAEGIRFVRPEELTGERALWLAELFEREIYPVVTPMALDPAHPFPFLASRSLNLAVKLRRAGESAEHLAIVPVPAPVLDRLWKLPGEPTFLFLEDILRFFAARFFTGWEIVQTAAFRLTRDADLDIRDDVEDLLAEVEKSLEKRRKGAAVRLEVAEDFPADLLDFLKEQLSLEEMDVYRAKGPLGAAFFAALANLAGFDRLRYPRFSPRPAELAAEGDIWQAIEKDDILVHHPFDSFAIVEGFLARAAADERTLAIKQTLYRVAGDSPIIAALEEAAKNGKQVTVLMEVKARFDEENNILMARRLEEAGCHVIYGILGLKTHSKITMVIRREEDGIRRYCHLATGNYNGATAKIYTDVGLFTADVLTGVDASAFFNFLSGFSDPPVWNRLAVAPLTLRERITESIEREIAHAKRGERAYIAAKMNSLLDRFIIAKLYEASAAGVEIDLIVRGICVLRPGLKDVSENIRVRSIVGRFLEHSRIFCFYNGGKEDVFLSSADWMPRNLNNRIELMTPVRKKAHKKRLLALLATYLADNTRAWLMHPDGSYRRVRRAKGEKPRAAQEELMK
- a CDS encoding Ppx/GppA phosphatase family protein is translated as MKQRFTYGVVHIGSVHTSLLIASFAALDDVEIIERVRKETRFGEEVFRHGRLSFDSIRELCRILAGFRRLLADYGVTQVFAIGTSVLREAENRLGILDQIRIRTGFTVEVADMTQEIYYKFFALSHELLENAENFGEKPVLLMDITSSGLGLTGWQGGRLLFQQNVASGSLSILEHFSEKERESLTFPSAVRDYIHATLSPLWPSIEHHAIRHLVLSGLEARTVAALLAPGAKGAYTFVEGEDFLRFLDSFAGLTPQKLMTRCAVTESRAHLLMPTLLLYGEVVRATRVKGMFLMGTTFLMSYSVYRGAQLAELSCLAEQEERTVQLARTTAEKYGSTREHCARVERAAKEIFCALGGAHGLSSRALLLLRLSAILHETGKFINLRRYSRYSYQIIMGTDFFGVSEAEKEIVASVAYYYNRENPGSKDEHYARLSHEQQVTMLKLCAILRLADTLDQGHSGKIAKLSVKLSKEELCVRFEAEEDISLIRWTFARAAALFREIFGIEPVLCKA
- a CDS encoding S-layer homology domain-containing protein, giving the protein MKKYICGAALSAALLTSSALASAAANPFSDVPADHWAYDAVAQLADDGVIEGYGDGTYRGQNEITRYEMAQMVAKAMAKEDQVNAQQKAMIDRLAAEFAEELGNLGVRVENLEQKVDNVKWEGELRYVHLSHRDENAAGATDKHSVNTLQLRLLPVATVNDHWKVRARLTGSVKLSEDQASNVALSYLYADGNYGNLRIQAGKMSHFWSYSDDGLVADSWFSGAILTYGTKTKIMVEGGRWNMGNAALSVSGKDKLGGRTASDYTAKHYGIGIDHATGKLQAGVAYRHYDSDVFQFLPAYRDGAVTDKAGILSVGGKYSFTKDVALAAHYARNLEADNYNQSADVQLNYKGSNVASPGSWGMYLAYRHLGGYSTLMPTYELHRQTYKIPVAGGEYGTKGWVVGASYAPMKNTNIDMAYFHGKSLGSGRSAKTFYTRVQMFW
- a CDS encoding ABC transporter substrate-binding protein encodes the protein MKRIFTAIFLICSLLAFTGCGGGGMKSKAGHLNLALWWFGETLDPAHAWDGWTLTRIGAGETLVAVDEHMKFVPQLADKWENVNPTTWRFHIRPNVKFQDGTPMTPELVKASLERTMQENDRAKKALHAKEIRVDGENIVIETEEPNASLISALSDPLFIIVNTQADMSKVASTPVLTGPYTITGWTKGSEIQMKRNEHYWDGKPGLDTVTVKLFEDDTSRAMALQSGEIDLMQRMTEANRSLFADKPDYTIYETTGVRVFMVTPYQGDGIFTDKNLRKALAYMLDNDALAKSYGNSVAAGEPFPPSVPYGHTGQKVTYDPAKSEALFAAAGWKKNAQGMYEKDGKPLTLRFATWGTKTTLYEAIESQLRAGGIDVKMVHVQEPDKVDEVGGFDLLEEDWSVATTNDPYPWLRGMLYSKSGKNTNHSRYASPAFDAIIDEMATALDPAQKDALVMKAAQQIMEDQPSIFLIVPTTTVVGKSNVKNVKIFPLDYYLLTKDITVE